The window GTGATGACTACAATTCCTAttctaataaaaaaataaaataactaaagatAAGGAAAGTAAAATCCATATTCTACAAGGAAAAGAAACTAGAATCCCACTAAAAGGAAAATCCTTATTCTAAAAGGAATAAACtaaatcctattttaagaaggaaAGGGTCTTGGCTTCTTGAAATCAATCTTGATCTTCTTGGACTTCTTGCACTTCTTGAAATTAAGTCCATATGTTTGGACTAGAGCTCTAAAACATGATCTTGGCCAAAATTAATGAAGTTTAAGATAGATTCTTCTTTTACATCAGAGCGGATACGAAGACCAACAAACTTGAAGGTTATGCGAACATGAAGACATAGCGAATCCCCAGACTTTGATGCAAATATTGTCATCATTTCAGTGAAGACACCATTTTACCATAGCAGCTtgccccctttaaatcaaatgggatcCAAAGCTTAACAGAAGAATGGTATCTTAGCTCGATTTTCAAGTACTGATTGAATGGATTAGATTCCATCGTATTTCATTCGAACGATGATTGGGGcactatgtatcttttgaactcatACGATtgaactcagaatgaaactctaagctgcctacgtacctcagtgaagaggatcaagtcataccatagttcagaatgggtgattttttttaattattttttgtgtCCTAACTTTTTCCTAGGCctcctctttcgaggttttcaatcTAGCAGTCATTTTTTttaatgtcctaacttttgcctaggccgcctctttcaaggttttcaacctagcggactcctttgttttttgtttttttggtgggtcgtacacagtttagactcatgcgggccagaagtgtaggaacatgcagtttaggctaaTGTGTCATGGAgcgttgcaacttcaaggataatacttcttcaagAATTTGCCATTGATAGGGCCGATTCTCATTCCATCTGCATCAACCAGCTTGTAATCCCCACTTGAGTAAGTTTCTTAcacgacatatggcccatcccattttgaagtgaacttccctacaggCTTATGGGAAGTAATAATAGGTCTCTGTAtggcaaggacttgatctcctacttgaaaggatctcgggcgaactcttttattgaaggcgtGAGACAATCGAgtttgataacattcaagactttATTGAGCTTACAACCTCTTCTCATTAAGAGCCTCTAACGCTGCTAATTGAAGTCGAGCATCTTCTTCATCAGCTATCCCTTCTCGAATAGCTaatcgtaatgaaggtatttgacgctcgagtggcaagacgaCTTCGACTCCATAAACGAGTGAATAAGGGGTCGCTTGTGTTGGCATGCAGTGATTTGTCTTATATGCCCACAGAGCTTCTTCCATACGGTCATGCCAGTCTCGTTTGGATTTAGAGATGACTTTTTTTAACAATTTGCATAGAGTCTTGTTGAATGCCTCggctagaccattggcggcaacattgtacatagaagagttgcgttgcttgaagccaaagagatcacaaatattattcatcaacctattgtcgaatggcttgccattatccgttattatgtaacgaggaatgccaagatgatagattatgtttactttgatgaaacttgcaacattctccttctttacttccttaagagcaacaacttCAGCCCATTTCGAGAAATAGTCAGTTGCAACCAAGATGTATATGTGCCCACCAGAGGACTTTgatagtggtccaacaacatctaATCCCTAAGCATCAAACAGCCATAAGGCTAATGAATAAAATTTGCATGAAATTGGaaagccttgcatcttcgagcgtagtcTAAGCAATCTTTcaccatcgttggccaataatattccatcctttttatatggaagtggagctttggtccagactggtgtgacccacataccccagaatgtgcCTCTTGCAGAGCTTGGAGTGCTTTTTCTTCACCTAAGCATTGCAAGATCACTCCCTCGAATGACTttctgtatagagtatctttgtagaAAAGGAAGTGAGGTGCACGACGACGGATCTCAATCCTTCTTTTCGGATTTCCTGGAAGTATCCCATAGCttaagtagtcgataatgggttgtGGCCATTATTCTTTCTCAGCTTCAGAAACAGCGACAAGATGCTTGAGAtcattttcttcaccttcagcctcatttggcggtggtactacccatttttggcagacaGTAACTTACGCTTGATCAGGCAGGGTTAACGATAAAGCTAGGGCAACTAAATCATCAGTCTTCTTGTTTTTTTCCTTGGCACATGCTGAATAGTCACATCACCGACCCACCCCATTAAGTTTttagcataatcatgatatgggcgtagttcaggtttcttgacctcgtaactacccAAAAGCTGGTTGATCACCAACTGGGAGTCACTAAAGACTTGCAATTGTAACCGCTTCATTTCgatagccatttcaagcccaagtattagtgcttgatactcagcaacgTTGTTAGAGTAGAGTTGTGTCAATGTAAAAGAGTAGGGCAGAACTTCACCTTGAGAAATGACAAATACTACACCAGCACCAGCTCCTCCGTGatgtgcagcaccatcaaagtacatcttccatggaggttgaacttcaatgaccattgcgTCCTCATCAGGTTGTTCATCAGTTAGCTCCAAATCATCAGGTATagggtgatctgccaagaagtaCGCTAACGCTTGTCCTTTGatagccttttgagggatgtacacaATTTCAAATTGTTGAAACTGGAGGTATCACCTTCCTAGTCGATCACTAAGGACAGGTTTTGACATTAcaaacttgatgggatttgccCTAGAAACAAAGCGAACGACATGatcttgaaagtagtgcttcgacttttgaattgagaagacttGGGCCAAACATAACTTTTGgattggcgaataattcagcttatttggtgtcatcatccttctcaggtagtaaagggagttttctttcccctcactattttcttgggccaacagtGCTCCAACAGACctatcttgtgccgaaatgtaTAGTATTAACTACTTTCTAGGAATAGGGACTGCCAAAactggaggcttcatcaagtaagttttaatactttcaaaggcattgctacaagCTTGGTCCCACTTGAAAGGAATGCCTTTCTTCATGaggcgactgaatggttggcacctcccagttaggtttgagatgaatcttcTAAGGTATTCTAGCTTTCTTTGTAgacttttcaattcatgaatatcccgaggctcaggcattttcaaaatggcatccactttggcttgatcaatttcgatccctcgatgtcggacaatgaaaccaaggaactttacggaagtaactccaaaggcacatttcaatggattcatcctaagttggtacctctggagcaactcaaacaccattctcaagtcttttaAGTGGGCGCTCTTCTCTcgtgattttaccaccaagtcgtcaacatagcattcgaaattcttgtggagaagatcatcaaaaatattttgcatagccctttggtaagtagctccagcattcttcaagccaaaaggcattaccttgtagcaataaatacccttgggggtacagaatgcagtaagctcttcatccTTTGGTGCCATGTGAATTTGATTATAGCATGACAAACCATCCATAAAGGACATTGCCTTATAcccagtagtagcatcgatcatcatCTCTGGAATAGGAAGAGGGAATTCTTCTTTGGGACACAcattgttgagatccctgaagtTGACGGACACTCGaatctggccattcttcttccttacaaggacaatacttgaaacccacGTTGGGTATTTAAATTTCCAAATAAATCcagcttcaatgagtttgttaacttcagtttcaatcaggggaaccaagtccggcctaaagcGACTTTGAGCTTGCTTAACAGGACGAGCACCATTCTTGACCGCAAGGTGATGGATtgctactttagggtccaagccagtcatttctttgtaactccaagcaaaTACATCCCTAAACtctttgagtaactcaatataagtgctttcttcatcaacttctagtaaagcacttaggtaggtgggtcttggttcttcatcagtgccaaggttaacttcttttaaggcatcaatcgttgccttcaccccttcttcaagttcCGGGGGAGCATCTTTCTttcgcatcttcatcttcttgagggtccccatcattgaaggatatgtgataacatgATGAAACATCGTCCAGTTTATTgtcatcctccattagagataaAACACCACGCTCGCCTTGTGGagtaacatgatacgaagaactTACACTTTCTTCGCCTTCATCATGTTCTTTAGTGTAGACCATAGTGTATGGCTTCACCTTCAGTACCTCATCACATGAAACCATGACTTTTGTTTGTCgcttcattctagaaggaaccaaactttaGAAATCTTTAGAGATCTTTTGACTTTTAGGCGAAACGACTGTtcttgtattttgataatttctttggaacttattccccttctttaatggacccaatctctcaaatacggaagttctcacagttgattttccaagtcgatcaaagataGAAGGCATGTTAGAAGCGGTAGATTCgtcttctacagtgatataatcgctgctcgcccttcttatggagatgcaCACTGGTGACGAttgcttgtatcccaaaccttcatgTGGTTGCCTCGTCACAGCTTctgatgggagcttccctaactttgatggctcattgggattgtatccagcttttgcaaatagaccttcatctgttcgctttgtagggagtgccacCTTCTGCAAACGATTTTAGGCTACAAACCCTGCAAGTGGCTTCGAGgacaactttactgcctcaattcgttttaccagaagagttaactcctttagcatgttagtttggagattagatgattggccttcatctttcttccttttagggacatattggaCTTTCTTGACATAAGATGCAATATCCCCTCTTTGAGATTTTTTCACGTTGGGTTGTACCTCCTCAGTAACAGCTTTGGCACTACCAGCAATTACCTCAAATCTTTTAGTTGTGGGCTCTCCATTCTTGCTATTTATGCcatcatcagcttttagctccttgacaatgcggttcttcaagtaAAACTTTGCATCAACGAAGTGTGACTCAAcctcggtgaatggctcatcatcagcAATTATCTTCCTCTCGACTTCACCTTCATAGTatttcaaacattgatggtaggtagatggaatcACTTTATTCtaatgtatccaaggccttccaagcaagacgttgtatgaagtctttacatcgatcacatgcagccatgcacttgattgcatatcttcaatggtgaCTCCCAACCTGATCgcacctatggctctttgccccccttggttgaatccttggatcatcacatGACTTTTTGAAagttcgttcatgggaataccaagttttttcacagtgcgaattggcaagatgttcactgaggatcctccatcaaccaaaatttgATTTACCTTTTCATCACGCATATAGCCAAGCAGGTACAACTGGcggttatgaagagtgtcacctagcagaagatcgtcatttgtgaacgtGACTTTTTCCTTGCACGTGTTAACTTCTTGAGGAATAGACTCGATGAGATTTTCTGAAGATGGTGCTAATagtaggtcatcactcttttcttcccctttatCAGCATTGCAATAAGAGACCTCAATACCATCATAGGAAATCTTCATGCGGAACCAACATGGCAAGAAATCCTCTAAGGTCACTggatgtcgtggcttttgagggtggtgcacctccacttttgctttcttcaaaCGCCTAACTGGACTCTATTTCATTGGTCTTTTTACTATCATATTCCTTGTTGGTTGTCCTATTAATTTTTTTTGTGGGCTCCTTTTGTGGCGCCTACgacgagtcaccaacgtccaaccttcatcatcattAGGTTGATCGACTTCAACTTTgttgttctccagtaattcttcatctttactttctttaaaaccaTATAATTCATctggactgaatgagccaaaggtcATAAGGACTTGGTTCAcgcttgctttctcatcttcaagcacgatattcttttcacgagccaagtccataactttgtccttgaagataaagcacttctctagagggtagctcacaagtcgatggtatttgcagtaatttgggtcattcaTTTTACCAGCTTCATTTTGGCGTCTTCATCTCCGaaagctcaatgagatttaactcgaggagttcttcaaaaattgctggcacatcagaatccaaaaatgggtactccttctcttgcatttcttttagagtcaacttccCACTTGGTTtctcttgaaaagaagtggatttcgtactctgcttcttgctcaccttcgttGTGAACTTCACAGGTAATGTGTTGAtattcatagcttctttgttttcagaCCTGGGTACAAACTTGCTCCATTTCAAGACTTCTTGCTTGTCATTCCCTTTGCGAGGATCATAGATATGAAGCCTTTCGTTTCCAGCGGAGGCCATGCTTAACCCTATGTCATGGGCACGAGTCGCAAGTTCTTCAAGTGTgttaggcttgataccttgcaggATGTAGCGGAGTCCCCAATGCATGCACTGGATGCACATCTCAATaccagaagcttcactaagctTGTCTTTGTATTTGAGGCTTGCATTCatccaacgattgataaagtcgataactggttcacccttccgttgacgagtatttgtaagttctaCCATGATCACAGTGCACCttgtgctataaaagcgattgaggaaatcttgctctagttgatcccaactATCAATAGATCCCGCCTCGAGGTCtgtataccaatcaaaagcatttccttttagcGAGCGGATGAACTGCTTGAttaggtaatctccataagtcctagcattgttgcatgtctcaacaaagtgcgccacatgttgctttggattgcctttaccatcaaactgttgaaactttggaggttgatagccagcaggcatcttcaacatatcgatcctgGCAGTGTATGGCTTTGCATATGTAAGGGAGGACTTGGCAGCAACttcatacttgttcttaatggttccttcaatgaactccttcagTTGATCGATTGGAATCATCCTTTCAGATGAGACAGGGATAGCCTTAGCGGATGCTACTTGTCTTGGGGGAGAATCACTCTCTAGAACTTCTGGGAGCttgccaggtgcatgggtggattcttgCTCCATTAAGATTCCCACCCTATCTGTTAGCTTGTCGATTCTAGGTGATAATAGcctcagatgactcggccttgggccaagctgggaaagcataacattggGGCCGGGTCGCACCACTCTGAACTATATCTCTAGGACAACCTCTATCTGGCTGGCTTCCACCTCTAACGGCTTGACCTACACCTCTAATgacttgacctccacctctggctgctTGACCGTTGCCTCTAGCTAGCTAAGCGGGCGGTAGAGTAAACGGTACTGAAACCAGGGCACAAGAACTCTGATGTGGTATGCCGCCCAATAATCTAGGACAgaacctcctgatatgaccaataccaccacactcaaaacatccATCCTGCTGCTGTGGCTATTGAagttgaagctgacccgaacTGGCTGAATAACACGGTGATAGCTCTGAATCAGAGGTGCATTGATAGGAGTTGATGGTGTACTGTAGGCTAGCTGTCTAGAATGAGGCACATAGGGACTACGACTCCCTGAAAcactgtgagatgcctgaagcgctgagtGAAATGGCTTGGGAGGGTGGCCTCTACAAAAAGCACCCTTGCCTCCTGATGATGCACCATTGAAactaccggaatgacgaggcctcttgtctgACACCGGTCCCCTCTCCTAAGCATGAACCAACTCGATCTGTCTATCAATATCTACGGCCGTCTAGAAAGAAATATCACTCCCTGGCTCCATGGCCATCTGAAGCTTGATAGtgtaagtgagtccatcaataaatctcctcactctctccctcccAGTAGGAGGTAAGATagtggcatggcaatctaggtcCACAAATTgagtctcgtactgggtaacaATCATACTACCCTTCTAGggatgctcaaactgcctgcggtactCCTCCCTCAGGGTGACatgaatgaacttctctagaaatagttgtgagaattgatcccaggtaagtgcaagTGACCCAGCttgtctagtcaacatataatctctccaccatctccgggcggaaccagtcatctaaaatgcagcaaaatcgaccctattggtctcagctatacccatgttgcgcaacacctTGCGGCAACGGTCCaaaaaatcctgtgggtcctcagaagttgcaccactgaaatgaacaggaaagagcttggtgaacttatccaacctcaataTAGCCTCATAAGACAAAGCATGCCTATCACCGGCATGTGCTGCAACAACtagttgaactaccccaactggcggggctgctagagtctgatactggggagccacctTCTCCGGGGTGTGAGTAacaggagtctatgctcctctcATATCTCGAGAGAtggttggtgccactggaaagGTACCGgtatgggccacactctccataaggcccaccaaaagGACTacagcatcctgaagtactggagtggctatgaacccctctaAAACCTAAGCTGGTCCACGGGAACAGTTTGAGCTAGAACCTCCTCCTcaaaatccacctgaggctctAGTGCGGGTGATGCTGCTCGACCTataggctaagctctgcctcggcctctggcgcgacctcagcctcgacctctgcccctagtgGTAGCTACCACAGAGGGCTCCGGCTCCTGTCCGACGGTAGATGCAGTGCGTGTTCACGCcatttgcgagagaataagaatagaagggTCATCAATGAtggaataaaattgcacgacagagtaagaaaaaaatgatatttttcctaaactccatagcctctagaagataagtacagacgtgtctgtaccgatcctctagactctactaagcttgctcgtgactcgtgagacctaggcaacctagttctTTGATATCACCTTGTCACGACCAGAAATATTCAccctcgggaccatgatggcgcctaacatttcacttgctaggcaaaccaacgttagaatagttttaaaccatttttaacaaatcaaattaattgATGCCAATTGAACTTAAATAACTATAATAGGACTAAAATAAAGTGCGAAAAGTCATAACAACCGAAATATCAAACTACAACCCAGAACCGgggtcacaagtgcacgagcgactagaataatatatataataaGGAAAGTAAAACTGTCTGAAAAAAAGTAACATCTAGGACAAAGTAGAAGGGGAATTCAGGGCTGTGAACACCAAgcaactgtacctcaagtctctgtcAGATGTCcgatccgagcaatctactgacctcCACTGGGTCCGACTCCAaagtctgcacaagaagtgcagagtgtagtatgagtacaaccgaccctatggactctgtaagtgtcgagcctaacctcgacgaagtagtgacaaggctaaggcgggtcactaaCAATAACCTGTTCGGagtataataataatt is drawn from Nicotiana tomentosiformis chromosome 12, ASM39032v3, whole genome shotgun sequence and contains these coding sequences:
- the LOC138903096 gene encoding uncharacterized protein, which produces MGTLKKMKMRKKDAPPELEEGVKATIDALKEVNLGTDEEPRPTYLSALLEVDEESTYIELLKEFRDVFAWSYKEMTGLDPKVAIHHLAVKNGARPVKQAQSRFRPDLVPLIETEVNKLIEAGFIWKFKYPTWVSSIVLVRKKNGQIRVSVNFRDLNNVCPKEEFPLPIPEMMIDATTGYKAMSFMDGLSCYNQIHMAPKDEELTAFCTPKGIYCYKAIKGQALAYFLADHPIPDDLELTDEQPDEDAMVIEVQPPWKMYFDGAAHHGGAGAGVVFVISQGEVLPYSFTLTQLYSNNVAEYQALILGLEMAIEMKRLQLQVFSDSQLVINQLLGNPKRRIEIRRRAPHFLFYKDTLYRKSFEGVILQCLGEEKALQALQEAHSGGLDVVGPLSKSSGGHIYILVATDYFSKWAEVVALKEVKKENVASFIKQRNSSMYNVAANGLAEAFNKTLCKLLKKVISKSKRDWHDRMEEALWAYKTNHCMPTQATPYSLVYGVEVVLPLERQIPSLRLAIREGIADEEDARLQLAALEALNEKRL